A window of the Tenebrio molitor chromosome 1, icTenMoli1.1, whole genome shotgun sequence genome harbors these coding sequences:
- the Oseg2 gene encoding intraflagellar transport protein 172 homolog translates to MQLKYLQTILEAQEGEARVVALCWSPNNQKLAVATSDRQILLFDEKGEKRDRFSTKPADPEAGKKSYVIKGIAFSPDSTKLAVGQSDSIVYVYKLGEKWGDKKAICNKFPQPSAVICVVWLATGPIICGLADGKVRALQTKSNKSQSLFASDSLVVSLCSNSKGTGFLSGHVDGNVIRFYVANDYNEDEAQGRVILYSVPPCALAWAQGHIFVAGCDKRVSVFNNNGKLVKNFDYGKDASEHEFTTATCSPSGQAVVVGSFDRLRLYIWNTRRSVWEEAPAKDITNLYTVTALAWKRDGSRMTCGGLCGVVMLFESVLKRTVWKDKFEITYVGPSQVLVKPLDTNDRGVIIKSQNGGEIDEVKIMGKDFYLVARTEETLLVADLQRNLLSEVPWNNSGRHEKFYFDYPTVCLVFNAGELTLVEYGDNDVLCSVRTEFANPHLISVRLNERNQTIDNKKLAYLLDLKTICVVDLMTGMLIGQITHDSKIDWLELNETGHKLLFRDKKQRLILVDVLTQNKQCIFTGVSFVQWVEGSDVAVAQAGTNLAIWYNIELPENPTIMTVKGDVTDIVRNNGKTEAVCVDGNNVVNLELDEGLVEFGTAINDNDYSRAVLFLESMGNSSEAEAMWHNLSTIALKEHNLLLAERCNAALGNIATAHFLRETIKQMEKYDDGTVDSPEVWARLSILNGDLNTAENIFLEQGDIESALDMYKKLHKWDEALRLAEQRGYDKLKELQEEHMSLLLQTGQYEKVGQVLEKEGKFEQALNMYIKSHKLVRVPSLLLKNSELLSDHTLVATVLKNLIKHEMFEAAAEIYEKLDKPDLAMECYRKGKVWNKAVDLAREVSPDKVVNLEEEWGDSLVESKQLDAAISHYIEAGCTLKALDTAVSAKQWKKAVHIIRVIDDPESVKKYYDAIGGHFASVGDHATAEKLYTSCGMFKEAVDMYNAAGLWEKAHSIASQYLEQEEVADMYIKKAAELEENGKYRDAERLYVSVNSPDLAIAMYKRVEQYDNMVRLVEKYHPDLLETTHLHLGQQLEAQGKYRAAEIHYLAVNEWKAAMNMYRTLGMWEEAYRVAKQNGGATAASQVAFLWARTLPIDSAIKLLNKYGILDSCINYACETYQFEFAFQLCKNLPSKLTEVHYKYAMALEDDGKFQQAESEFILAEKPKEAVLMYTHAKNWINALRIAETYEPASVPEVLQAQAGQCFHDKQFSEFEVLLLRAQMPELIVQKYKSSDMWVDALRVCKDYLPHLYPTLQSEYGSSHHNKMSDVNIETLLSKANEWALAGQHKQAIDCLLQVNTTITEPSIVKRALLRAADMVNKFLFGQEALDIIKVLSPRLSEIGEHGVAAQLYISMDMMKEAIDTFIAAEEWNKARKVAKELEPAYESYVESKYKDRLLKKGDVEQLADVDIIGALDLLAEQGQWTRCIDKAKTHSAPILHKYVALYAAKLLKDGFIKEALSLYSTHGAPAMPQNFNIYNHIASEIFALPDISGSFGIWEQLRQMLYEINEGLDVASNANMETKSHFRNLLLISHYYALRSACRHVPTLKAVGVKISTALLRYTDIIPADKAFYEAGKDLKEDGKLSEAFVFLNHYLDLCEAIEEGEGQLVDHSDLVQTDFPSNIPLPSRLYLSEDPREHDNIREWVLTVSMDQRIDQTLPLDERQLYESCLQPGEQPCIISGYPIKKQPVSFAKSSFQANKDIWSKISMGAKMSPESNVPNVLSFITKWCGAPSS, encoded by the exons atgcaactaAAGTATCTGCAAACAATACTAGAGGCACAG GAAGGCGAGGCGAGAGTGGTGGCGCTATGTTGGTCCCCCAACAATCAGAAATTAGCGGTGGCCACGTCGGATCGGCAAATTTTACTCTTCGACGAAAAAGGGGAAAAGAGAGATCGTTTCTCGACGAAACCTGCAGATCCCGAAGCTGGAAAGAAGTCGTATGTCATAAAAGGAATCGCGTTCAGTCCAGATTCGACGAAATTAGCGGTGGGGCAAAGCGACTCAATTGTTTACGTGTACAAGCTTGGAGAAAAGTGGGGCGACAAAAAA GCAATCTGTAACAAATTCCCCCAGCCCTCGGCCGTCATCTGCGTCGTGTGGCTGGCCACGGGCCCCATAATCTGTGGCCTGGCCGACGGCAAAGTCCGCGCCCTCCAGACAAAATCCAACAAGTCGCAGAGTCTCTTCGCCTCGGACAGCCTCGTGGTCTCCCTCTGCTCCAACTCCAAGGGCACCGGATTCCTCTCGGGCCACGTCGACGGCAACGTGATCCGCTTCTACGTCGCCAACGACTACAACGAAGACGAGGCGCAAGGCCGCGTCATCCTCTACTCGGTCCCGCCGTGCGCGTTGGCTTGGGCCCAAGGACACATCTTCGTAGCGGGCTGCGACAAGCGCGTCTCCGTCTTCAACAACAACGGAAAACTCGTCAAGAACTTCGACTATGGCAAAGATGCGAGCGAGCACGAGTTCACCACCGCCACTTGCAGTCCCAGCGGACAG GCGGTGGTTGTGGGGAGCTTCGACCGGCTGCGCCTCTACATCTGGAACACCAGGAGGTCGGTGTGGGAGGAGGCGCCCGCCAAAGACATCACCAACCTGTACACCGTCACCGCTCTGGCGTGGAAGAGGGACGGGTCGAGGATGACGTGCGGGGGGCTGTGCGGCGTCGTGATGCTCTTCGAGTCGGTCTTGAAGAGGACCGTGTGGAAGGACAAATTCGAAATAACGTACGTGGGGCCCAGTCAGGTTCTGGTCAAGCCCCTGGACACCAACGACAGGGGGGTTATAATCAAGTCGCAAAACGGGGGCGAGATCGACGAGGTCAAAATCATGGGCAAGGACTTCTACCTGGTTGCGCGAACAGAAGAGACTCTCTTGGTGGCCGACTTGCAGAGAAATCTCCTCAGCGAG GTGCCGTGGAACAATTCCGGCAGACacgagaaattctacttcgaCTACCCCACAGTGTGTTTGGTTTTCAACGCGGGTGAGCTCACTCTGGTCGAATACGGCGACAACGACGTCCTCTGCTCTGTCAGGACTGAATTCGCGAACCCTCACCTCATCAGCGTGCGCCTCAACGAACGCAACCAGACCATCGACAACAAGAAACTGGCCTATCTGTTGGACCTCAAGACCATCTGCGTAGTGGACTTGATGACCGGAATGCTGATAGGTCAGATAACTCACGACTCGAAGATCGACTGGTTGGAGCTGAACGAAACCGGTCACAAGCTCTTGTTCCGCGACAAGAAACAGAG GTTGATTTTGGTCGACGTGCTCACCCAAAACAAGCAGTGCATCTTTACGGGGGTGAGTTTCGTGCAGTGGGTCGAAGGCAGCGACGTGGCGGTGGCACAAGCCGGAACTAACCTGGCGATCTGGTACAACATCGAACTACCCGAGAATCCCACCATAATGACAGTCAAAGGTGACGTCACTGACATCGTGAGGAACAACGGCAAGACCGAGGCGGTCTGCGTGGACGGCAACAACGTCGTCAATCTAGAACTAGACGAAGGACTCGTAGAGTTCG GAACCGCCATCAACGACAACGACTACAGCAGAGCCGTGCTGTTTTTGGAATCGATGGGCAACTCTTCCGAAGCGGAAGCAATGTGGCACAACCTATCGACGATTGCTTTGAAAGAGCACAATTTGTTGCTGGCCGAGAGGTGCAACGCCGCTCTGGGCAACATCGCAACGGCGCACTTTCTCCGAGAGACGATAAAACAGATGGAGAAGTACGACGACGGTACCGTCGACAGTCCGGAAGTGTGGGCGAGGTTGTCGATCCTAAACGGCGACCTAAACACCGCCGAGAACATTTTTCTGGAGCAAGGCGACATCGAGAGTGCCCTGGACATGTACAAGAAGTTGCACAAGTGGGACGAGGCCTTGAG GCTGGCCGAGCAACGCGGCTACGACAAGCTGAAGGAACTGCAAGAGGAGCACATGTCGCTGCTGTTGCAAACGGGCCAGTACGAAAAAGTGGGTCAAGTTTTGGAAAAAGAGGGCAAATTCGAGCAAGCCCTGAACATGTACATCAAGTCGCACAAACTCGTTCGCGTCCCGAGCCTGCTCCTGAAGAACTCTGAACTGCTGAGCGACCACACTTTAGTGGCGACGGTTTTGAAAAACCTGATCAAGCACGAGATGTTTGAGGCCGCCGCGGAGATCTACGAGAAGCTGGACAAGCCAGATCTGGCGATGGAGTGTTACAGGAAGGGCAAAGTCTGGAACAAAGCCGTGGACCTGGCGCGGGAGGTGAGTCCAGACAAAGTTGTCAATCTGGAAGAGGAGTGGGGGGACAGTTTGGTTGAGAGCAAGCAGCTGGACGCCGCCATAAGTCACTACATCGAAGCCGGGTGCACTCTCAAAGCTCTGGACACGGCGGTTTCGGCGAAACAGTGGAAGAAAGCGGTCCACATTATCCGGGTGATCGACGATCCGGAGTCGGTCAAGAAGTATTACGATGCCATCGGCGGGCATTTTGCGAGTGTCGGCGATCACGCCACCGCCGAGAAACTGTACACTTCTTGCGGGATGTTCAAAGAGGCGGTTGACATGTACAACGCGGCGGGTCTGTGGGAAAAGGCGCACAGTATCGCGTCGCAGTACTTGGAACAGGAGGAAGTCGCGGATATGTACATCAAGAAGGCCGCGGAGCTGGAGGAGAACGGGAAGTACCGAGACGCCGAGCGCCTCTACGTCTCCGTCAACTCCCCGGATCTGGCGATCGCGATGTACAAACGAGTGGAACAGTACGACAACATGGTCAGACTGGTGGAGAAGTACCACCCGGACCTCCTCGAAACCACTCATCTCCACCTGGGGCAGCAGCTGGAGGCTCAAGGCAAGTACCGAGCCGCGGAGATCCACTACTTGGCGGTGAACGAGTGGAAAGCCGCGATGAACATGTACAGGACTCTGGGGATGTGGGAGGAGGCGTACCGAGTGGCCAAGCAGAACGGCGGCGCCACGGCCGCCAGCCAGGTGGCGTTCTTGTGGGCGAGGACCCTCCCGATAGACTCCGCCATCAAGCTCTTGAACAAGTACGGAATCCTCGACTCGTGCATCAACTACGCCTGCGAGACCTACCAGTTCGAGTTCGCGTTCCAGCTGTGCAAGAACCTGCCCAGCAAGCTCACCGAAGTCCACTACAAATACGCGATGGCGCTCGAGGACGACGGCAAGTTCCAGCAAGCCGAGTCCGAGTTTATCCTGGCCGAGAAGCCCAAAGAGGCGGTGCTGATGTACACCCACGCCAAAAACTGGATCAACGCTTTGAGAATCGCCGAGACCTACGAGCCCGCCTCGGTTCCCGAGGTCCTTCAAGCTCAAGCCGGACAGTGCTTTCACGACAAGCAGTTCTCGGAGTTCGAGGTGTTGCTGCTGAGGGCGCAGATGCCGGAACTGATCGTGCAGAAGTACAAGAGTTCAG ACATGTGGGTGGACGCTTTGCGAGTCTGCAAAGACTACCTCCCCCATCTCTACCCGACGCTGCAGTCGGAGTACGGCAGTTCCCATCACAACAAAATGTCGGATGTGAACATCGAAACGCTGCTGTCGAAGGCGAACGAGTGGGCGTTGGCGGGTCAGCACAAGCAAGCCATCGATTGTTTGTTGCAAGTCAACACGACGATCACCGAGCCCTCTATCGTGAAAAGGGCGCTGCTGAGGGCCGCCGACATGGTCAACAAGTTCCTGTTCGGGCAGGAGGCACTGGACATCATCAAAGTCTTGTCCCCCAG GTTGAGCGAAATCGGTGAACACGGAGTCGCGGCGCAACTCTACATCAGCATGGACATGATGAAGGAAGCCATCGACACCTTCATCGCGGCCGAAGAATGGAACAAGGCCAGGAAGGTGGCCAAGGAGCTGGAACCGGCCTATGAGAGCTACGTCGAGAGCAAATACAAGGACAGGCTTTTGAAGAAGGGCGACGTCGAGCAACTCGCGGATGTTG ACATAATCGGAGCGTTGGATTTGCTCGCGGAGCAAGGCCAGTGGACTAGATGCATCGACAAGGCGAAAACCCACAGCGCCCCCATTTTACACAAATACGTGGCCCTCTACGCCGCCAAGCTGCTCAAAGACGGCTTCATCAAAGAGGCTTTGAGTCTGTACTCTACGCACGGAGCCCCCGCCATGCCCCAAAACTTCAACATCTACAACCACATCGCGTCCGAGATTTTTGCCTTGCCGGACATATCCGGCAGTTTCGGCATCTGGGAACAGCTCAGACAGATGCTCTACGAGATC AACGAGGGGTTGGACGTCGCGTCCAACGCAAACATGGAGACCAAATCCCATTTCAGGAATTTGCTGTTGATTTCGCACTATTACGCGTTGCGCTCGGCTTGCAGACATGTACCAACTCTGAAAGCCGTCGGTGTGAAGATCAGCACGGCCCTGTTGAGATACACCGACATAATTCCGGCCGACAAGGCCTTCTACGAAGCAG GCAAAGACTTGAAGGAGGACGGAAAACTGTCGGAAGCGTTCGTTTTCCTCAACCACTACCTGGACCTGTGCGAAGCCATCGAAGAGGGCGAGGGTCAACTGGTCGACCACTCCGACTTGGTCCAAACCGACTTTCCCTCGAACATCCCCCTCCCCAGCAGACTCTACTTGAGCGAAGACCCCCGAGAGCACGATAACATCAGAGAGTGGGTCCTGACGGTCAGCATGGACCAGAGAATAGATCAG ACCCTCCCGCTGGACGAGAGACAACTGTACGAGTCCTGCCTGCAACCGGGGGAGCAACCCTGCATCATCTCCGGTTATCCCATCAAGAAACAGCCAGTGAGTTTCGCAAAGTCTTCGTTTCAGGCCAACAAAGATATCTGGTCCAAGATAAGTATGGGGGCCAAGATGTCGCCAGAATCGAACGTGCCCAACGTGCTGTCGTTCATAACGAAGTGGTGTGGGGCA
- the kud gene encoding transmembrane protein 258 has translation MVDVASMTRYVSPVNPAVFPHLTLVLLGIGIFFTAWFFVYEVTSTKQSRDIKKELLVSLVASIFSGFGILFLLLSVGIYV, from the exons ATG GTTGACGTGGCGTCAATGACAAGATATGTGTCCCCCGTGAACCCGGCGGTATTTCCGCACCTCACGCTAGTCCTGTTGGGTATCGGAATCTTTTTCACCGCTTGGTTTTTCGTCTACGAAGTGACGAGTACCAAACAGTCGAGAGACATAAAAAAAGAGTTGTTAGTCTCACTGGTGGCTTCCATTTTTTCAGGATTTGGTATATTATTCCTGCTGCTGTCTGTTGGGATATACGTTTGA